The following proteins are encoded in a genomic region of Mesoplodon densirostris isolate mMesDen1 chromosome 12, mMesDen1 primary haplotype, whole genome shotgun sequence:
- the TMEM200A gene encoding transmembrane protein 200A, producing the protein MIATGGVITGLAALKRQDSARSQHHVNLSPSPAAQEKKPVRRRPRADVVVVRGKIRLYSPSGFFLILGVLISIVGIAMAVLGYWPQKERFLDAETTLSTNETQVIRSQGGVVVRFFEQHLHSDNMKMLGPFTMGIGIFIFICANAILHENRDKETKVIHMRDIYSTVIDIHTLRIKEQKHMNGIYPGLMGETEVKQNGNSCASRLAANTIASFSGFRSSFRMDSSVEEDELVRNESKSFGHLMPPLLSASSNSVCGLYPPPSQTTDDKTSGPKKCETKSIVSSSISTFTLPVIKLNNCVIDEPSIDNITEDADNLKSRSRNLSMDSLMVPLPNTSQSFQPVSMMLPRNNSVGESLSSQYKSSVALGPGAGQLLSPGDARRQFGSNTSLHLLSSHSKSLDLDRGRSTLTVQAEQRKHPSWPRLDRSNSKGYMKLENKEDPMERLLVPQAAIKKDFTNKEKLLMISRSHNNLSFEHDEFLSNNLKRGTSETRF; encoded by the coding sequence ATGATAGCAACTGGTGGAGTGATAACTGGCCTGGCCGCCTTGAAGAGGCAAGACTCTGCCAGATCGCAGCATCATGTCAACCTCAGCCCGTCACCTGCTGCCCAGGAGAAGAAACCGGTCAGGCGTCGACCTCGGGCCGACGTCGTGGTTGTTCGTGGCAAAATCCGGCTTTATTCCCCATCTGGTTTCTTCCTCATTTTAGGAGTCCTTATCTCCATTGTAGGAATCGCAATGGCAGTCCTTGGATATTGGCCTCAAAAAGAACGTTTTCTCGATGCTGAGACAACATTGTCAACAAACGAAACTCAGGTCATCCGGAGCCAAGGTGGTGTGGTAGTTCGCTTCTTTGAGCAGCATTTGCATTCTGATAACATGAAAATGCTTGGACCTTTCACAATGGGGAttggcattttcattttcatctgtgCTAATGCCATTCTTCACGAGAACCGtgacaaagaaacaaaagtcATACATATGAGGGATATCTATTCCACAGTCATCGACATCCACACGCTAAGAATCAAGGAGCAAAAGCATATGAATGGCATCTACCCTGGTTTAATGGGGGAAACGGAAGTCAAACAGAATGGGAACTCCTGTGCCTCGAGACTGGCAGCAAATACCATTGCTTCTTTTTCAGGTTTTAGGAGCAGTTTTCGGATGGACAGCTCTGTTGAGGAGGACGAGCTGGTGAGAAATGAAAGTAAGAGTTTTGGACATCTTATGCCACCTTTGCTCTCTGCCAGCTCTAACTCTGTTTGTGGCCTCTATCCACCTCCTTCCCAGACAACTGATGATAAGACCAGTGGCCCTAAGAAATGTGAAACCAAGTCAATTGTGTCATCGTCCATCAGTACTTTTACATTGCCTGTGATCAAACTTAATAATTGCGTTATTGATGAGCCCAGTATAGATAACATCACTGAGGATGCTGATAACCTCAAAAGTCGGTCGAGGAATTTGTCAATGGACTCCCTTATGGTCCCTTTGCCCAATACTAGTCAGTCCTTCCAGCCAGTCAGTATGATGCTCCCAAGGAATAATTCCGTTGGGGAGTCACTGTCAAGTCAGTACAAGTCCTCTGTGGCccttggacctggggctggaCAGCTCTTGTCTCCTGGGGATGCTAGAAGACAATTTGGGTCCAACACATCCTTGCATTTGCTCTCATCACACTCAAAATCCTTAGACTTAGACCGGGGTCGCTCCACCTTAACCGTTCAGGCAGAACAACGGAAACATCCAAGTTGGCCTCGGTTGGATCGAAGCAACAGCAAAGGATACATGAAACTAGAGAACAAAGAGGACCCGATGGAGAGGCTGCTTGTACCCCAAGCTGCAATCAAGAAAGACTTTACCAATAAGGAGAAGCTTCTTATGATTTCAAGATCTCACAATAATTTGAGTTTTGAACATGATGAGTTTTTGAGTAACAACTTGAAGCGGGGAACTTCTGAAACAAGGTTTTAA